A DNA window from Lepidochelys kempii isolate rLepKem1 chromosome 9, rLepKem1.hap2, whole genome shotgun sequence contains the following coding sequences:
- the LOC140917366 gene encoding transcription cofactor HES-6-like isoform X2, which yields MAPSSRPSKSRPSREEEDFCDARGGDRKARKPLVEKKRRARINESLQELRLILADTEFQAKMENAEVLELTVKRVQGVLQSRSLESDKLHREASERFAAGYIQCMHEVHTFVSNCPGIDSTVAAELLNHLLESMPLNEGSFQDLIADVLSEPSVSPWPGSEGLSQPTGVSPAALSLASPPSALLSPSSSEETCSDLEETEAEQSPASPAGLDSSRTHNVPSPSFSKSMWRPW from the exons ATGGCCCCGTCCTCTCGGCCCAGCAAGAGCCGGCCCAGCCGGGAGGAGGAGGATTTCTGTGACGCGAGAGGGGGGGACAGGAAG gcCAGGAAGCCGCTGGTGGAGAAGAAGCGGCGAGCGCGGATTAACGAGAGCCTGCAGGAGCTGCGGCTCATCCTGGCCGACACGGAG TTTCAGGCGAAGATGGAGAACGCCGAGGTGCTGGAGCTGACCGTGAAGCGGGTGCAGGGCGTGCTGCAGAGCCGGTCTCTCG aaagtGACAAGCTGCACCGGGAGGCTAGCGAGCGGTTTGCAGCCGGGTACATTCAGTGCATGCATGAAGTTCATACCTTCGTCTCCAACTGCCCGGGGATTGATTCCACCGTCGCTGCCGAGCTGCTGAACCACCTGCTGGAGTCCATGCCACTCAACGAAGGCAGTTTCCAGGACTTGATCGCGGATGTTTTGTCAGAACCCTCCGTCAGTCCCTGGCCTGGCAGTGAGGGGCTCTCCCAGCCAACGGGGGTgtcccctgctgctctgagccTGGCCAGCCCCCCTTCAGctcttctttccccttcctccagTGAAGAGACCTGCTCGGATCTGGAAGAGACAGAGGCTGAGCAAAGCCCGGCCTCCCCAGCTGGACTGGACAGCTCCAGGACACACAACGTGCCTTCACCTAGCTTTTCCAAATCTATGTGGAGACCTTGGTAA
- the LOC140917366 gene encoding transcription cofactor HES-6-like isoform X1 codes for MAPSSRPSKSRPSREEEDFCDARGGDRKARKPLVEKKRRARINESLQELRLILADTEVGLRQGRGSGGAAAGAGGPWRGADRCPLSPRPGGQFQAKMENAEVLELTVKRVQGVLQSRSLESDKLHREASERFAAGYIQCMHEVHTFVSNCPGIDSTVAAELLNHLLESMPLNEGSFQDLIADVLSEPSVSPWPGSEGLSQPTGVSPAALSLASPPSALLSPSSSEETCSDLEETEAEQSPASPAGLDSSRTHNVPSPSFSKSMWRPW; via the exons ATGGCCCCGTCCTCTCGGCCCAGCAAGAGCCGGCCCAGCCGGGAGGAGGAGGATTTCTGTGACGCGAGAGGGGGGGACAGGAAG gcCAGGAAGCCGCTGGTGGAGAAGAAGCGGCGAGCGCGGATTAACGAGAGCCTGCAGGAGCTGCGGCTCATCCTGGCCGACACGGAGGTAGGGCTGCGGCAAGGGCGCGGGAGCGGGGGCGCCGCGGCGGGAGCCGGGGGGCCCTGGCGCGGGGCTGATCGCTGTCCTCTCTCGCCGCGCCCCGGCGGGCAGTTTCAGGCGAAGATGGAGAACGCCGAGGTGCTGGAGCTGACCGTGAAGCGGGTGCAGGGCGTGCTGCAGAGCCGGTCTCTCG aaagtGACAAGCTGCACCGGGAGGCTAGCGAGCGGTTTGCAGCCGGGTACATTCAGTGCATGCATGAAGTTCATACCTTCGTCTCCAACTGCCCGGGGATTGATTCCACCGTCGCTGCCGAGCTGCTGAACCACCTGCTGGAGTCCATGCCACTCAACGAAGGCAGTTTCCAGGACTTGATCGCGGATGTTTTGTCAGAACCCTCCGTCAGTCCCTGGCCTGGCAGTGAGGGGCTCTCCCAGCCAACGGGGGTgtcccctgctgctctgagccTGGCCAGCCCCCCTTCAGctcttctttccccttcctccagTGAAGAGACCTGCTCGGATCTGGAAGAGACAGAGGCTGAGCAAAGCCCGGCCTCCCCAGCTGGACTGGACAGCTCCAGGACACACAACGTGCCTTCACCTAGCTTTTCCAAATCTATGTGGAGACCTTGGTAA